The nucleotide window GGGCTAGTGCTTTACTTTTAGCTTACCGAAGATTATAGAATAAGTGGACATCTTTTTTGTTGATAGGTATTAATAACTGGGATTAAATTTACTAAAATGCGCTAAATGTTACATCTATTTTGACCCAAATAGGATAAGCTAATTCTAATATCTCAATAAGCATAAATTATTCATGACTTATTCATAATTATTAGATTTCTTGCACAAATCGGACTCAATCCCCTATCATTTCATCTATAGACCTATGTTACGATTATGTCACCCACTCAGAAACGCTTAATTGGATTAACTGGGGGTATTGCTACGGGAAAATCTACTGTTTCTCGTTATTTAGCCGAGCGTTATGGATTACCCATTTTAGATGCTGATGTGTATGCTAGAGAAGCAGTTAAACTTGGCTCTCCTATTTTAGAGCAAATTTTTTCTCGTTATGGCAATCAAGTTCAATTCCCCGATGGAACACTCAATCGTAAAGAGTTAGGAGAGATTATTTTTAATAACAGTGAAGAGAAAGTTTGGTTAGAAAATCAAATTCATCCTTATGTTAGAGCTTGCTTTAAAAAAGAAATTGACCAGAGTAAAAATGACACTTTGGTTTTAGTGATACCTTTATTATTTGAAGCAAAATTAACTCATTTAGTCACCGAAATTTGGGTTGTATATTGTTCGGATGACGCGCAAATTAAACGATTAAAAGAACGGGATAATTTAACCGATGAGCAAGCTAAAGCGAGAATTAAAAATCAGTTGCCCATTGAACAAAAAGTTGCGGCGGCTGATCTTGTCTTAGATAACTCCTCAGACTTAAATTCAGTATTCCGCCAAATTGATCAAGCTATTAAAATAAATGATGAGTAGATTTTTTTGTCTTTTAATTCCCTCAAAACTCTTTAACATTGACAAAAACTTTTCTCAAAAAATTCAAGAACGTATCAAAAAATATCCTGATAAACAATTGATTTTATATTATTCTTTATTAAACTTAAAAGACTTTGCAAGCCGTCAAGATATTAACTTAGATATCCCGTCTGAATTATATAATCGGTATCACGTTTTGGATTTTAGTTTTTATTTTCCTGATTCTGAATTTCTTCAAGATTTATTATCATGGCTAGCCAATATTTATAGTTATGGTAATGTTGGTTTATTAACCTATTGGTCAGATCATCGTCAACGTTATCCGGCGATTACTTTAGATCAAACGGGTAAAATAATCACAGATTTATCTGTCAAGGAGTTAACC belongs to Gloeothece citriformis PCC 7424 and includes:
- the coaE gene encoding dephospho-CoA kinase (Dephospho-CoA kinase (CoaE) performs the final step in coenzyme A biosynthesis.), translated to MSPTQKRLIGLTGGIATGKSTVSRYLAERYGLPILDADVYAREAVKLGSPILEQIFSRYGNQVQFPDGTLNRKELGEIIFNNSEEKVWLENQIHPYVRACFKKEIDQSKNDTLVLVIPLLFEAKLTHLVTEIWVVYCSDDAQIKRLKERDNLTDEQAKARIKNQLPIEQKVAAADLVLDNSSDLNSVFRQIDQAIKINDE